The Shewanella mangrovisoli genome has a window encoding:
- the lptB gene encoding LPS export ABC transporter ATP-binding protein, protein MTQITLKAQNLAKSYKSRQVVKDVSLTVKTGQVVGLLGPNGAGKTTTFYMVVGLVKSDKGHIFIDDDDLTADPMHLRARKGIGYLPQEASIFRKLTVHDNIMAVLQTRKELNRDQREEELEHLLEEFHITHIRDSQGMSLSGGERRRVEIARALAANPKFILLDEPFAGVDPISVIDIKKIIEQLKSRGLGVLITDHNVRETLDVCEHAYIVSHGNLIAEGTPAEILDNQQVRAVYLGEQFRL, encoded by the coding sequence ATGACCCAAATCACCTTAAAAGCACAGAATCTCGCTAAGAGTTATAAGAGTCGTCAGGTTGTGAAAGATGTCAGCCTGACGGTCAAAACGGGTCAAGTCGTCGGCCTGCTCGGCCCAAACGGTGCGGGTAAAACCACCACCTTTTACATGGTCGTGGGCTTAGTCAAAAGCGATAAAGGCCATATCTTTATCGACGATGATGATTTAACCGCCGATCCCATGCACCTGCGCGCCCGCAAAGGCATTGGTTACCTGCCACAGGAAGCCAGTATCTTTCGCAAGCTGACAGTGCACGACAATATCATGGCGGTACTGCAAACCCGTAAAGAGCTCAATCGCGACCAACGCGAAGAAGAGCTGGAACATCTGCTCGAAGAGTTCCATATCACCCATATTCGCGATAGCCAAGGCATGTCGTTATCGGGCGGTGAACGTCGCCGCGTCGAAATTGCCCGCGCCTTAGCGGCCAATCCTAAGTTTATTCTGCTCGATGAACCCTTCGCCGGTGTCGACCCGATTTCGGTTATCGATATCAAGAAAATCATCGAACAACTCAAGAGCCGAGGCCTTGGGGTACTGATCACAGACCACAATGTGCGCGAGACTTTAGACGTCTGTGAACATGCCTACATTGTCAGTCACGGAAACCTGATTGCCGAAGGAACTCCCGCAGAGATCTTAGACAATCAGCAAGTTAGGGCTGTGTACTTAGGTGAACAATTCAGGCTATAG
- the lptA gene encoding lipopolysaccharide transport periplasmic protein LptA produces the protein MKQNNILLAGLMLITSMSAFAKVGDLQQEVKIKAVSQTADIKNNQIIFFGPVEVTQGSIKIHADQLRAFSAEGENSKILVATGNPATYSQILDDGRPASASAKEIRYEMATRTLTLTGSATLDQAGSQVTGNLIRYDIIQQKLIAESTGSGDDRVITIIQPDNYQEELKNQPADKPVKKQDSK, from the coding sequence ATGAAGCAAAATAACATATTACTTGCCGGCCTAATGCTAATCACCAGCATGAGTGCCTTCGCCAAGGTCGGTGACTTACAGCAAGAAGTGAAAATTAAAGCCGTTAGCCAAACTGCGGACATTAAAAACAATCAGATCATTTTCTTCGGTCCGGTTGAAGTCACCCAAGGCTCGATTAAAATCCATGCAGATCAACTACGTGCATTTTCTGCCGAAGGGGAAAACAGCAAGATTTTAGTGGCAACGGGTAACCCTGCGACTTACAGCCAAATTCTCGACGATGGACGCCCAGCTTCGGCTAGCGCCAAAGAAATTCGCTACGAAATGGCGACCCGCACCCTGACCTTAACAGGCTCAGCGACCCTAGACCAAGCGGGTAGCCAAGTGACGGGTAACCTCATCCGTTACGATATTATTCAGCAAAAACTGATCGCTGAGAGCACAGGTAGCGGCGATGATCGCGTGATTACCATTATTCAACCTGACAACTATCAGGAAGAACTCAAGAATCAGCCTGCGGACAAACCTGTGAAAAAACAGGATTCTAAATGA
- the lptC gene encoding LPS export ABC transporter periplasmic protein LptC yields the protein MSRVTLAIIAFFGTALVLYWQVQQKRGGDTDDSLNVSDRPDYIIEDLRSIEFNEQGQVNSRVTAKHMEHYELKNQTDFTEPVYLVYPDQGKAKWQIRADQGRLNKDTGKVVLENNVIIDAISPGEPIQTLSTSFLELDLNTMIMTSDRIIYVTGKDFNIQGQGLYADLNAQEVQLTSQVVGTYEAK from the coding sequence ATGAGTCGTGTGACCCTCGCCATTATCGCCTTTTTTGGTACTGCGCTGGTGCTATATTGGCAAGTGCAGCAAAAACGCGGTGGCGATACGGATGACAGCTTGAACGTCAGTGACAGACCCGATTACATTATCGAAGATCTGCGCAGTATTGAGTTTAATGAACAAGGGCAAGTTAACAGTCGCGTCACGGCAAAGCACATGGAACACTATGAGCTGAAAAACCAAACCGACTTTACTGAGCCCGTCTATCTTGTCTATCCCGACCAAGGTAAAGCAAAATGGCAGATCCGAGCCGACCAAGGTCGACTCAACAAAGATACCGGCAAGGTTGTATTAGAAAATAATGTTATTATCGATGCCATCAGCCCTGGTGAACCCATACAGACATTGTCCACCAGTTTTTTAGAACTCGATCTCAACACTATGATAATGACCTCTGACCGCATCATTTACGTCACAGGGAAAGATTTTAATATTCAAGGGCAAGGCCTTTATGCCGACCTTAACGCGCAGGAAGTGCAATTGACCAGTCAGGTAGTAGGAACCTATGAAGCAAAATAA
- the kdsC gene encoding 3-deoxy-manno-octulosonate-8-phosphatase KdsC, which produces MPQQGFYGPISDDVWQRAQKIKLLICDVDGVFSDGRIYLSNSGEELKAFHTRDGYGVRSLLTSGFNLAVITGRQSKIVENRMTALGVTHIYQGVDNKFVPYEELLSLYNVTPEEVAYIGDDIVDLPVMNVVGLAVCVADGHPYVRQHAHFVTHLNGGHGALRELTDLLLLSQNKFTSAHGMSI; this is translated from the coding sequence ATGCCACAGCAAGGTTTTTACGGCCCCATCAGCGACGATGTTTGGCAAAGGGCGCAAAAAATTAAACTGCTGATCTGCGATGTGGACGGGGTGTTTTCCGACGGCCGCATTTATTTGAGCAACTCAGGGGAAGAGCTCAAAGCCTTCCACACCCGCGATGGTTATGGCGTGCGCTCGTTACTGACCAGTGGTTTTAATCTGGCGGTTATCACTGGCCGTCAGTCTAAAATTGTCGAAAACCGCATGACGGCGCTGGGTGTGACCCATATTTATCAGGGCGTGGATAATAAATTCGTTCCCTATGAAGAGCTGCTGTCGCTCTACAATGTCACCCCAGAAGAAGTCGCCTATATCGGTGATGATATTGTCGACCTGCCGGTGATGAATGTGGTCGGCTTGGCTGTCTGTGTCGCCGATGGTCACCCCTATGTCCGTCAACATGCCCATTTTGTGACTCACTTAAATGGTGGGCATGGCGCACTCAGGGAACTCACGGATCTGCTCTTATTGAGCCAAAACAAGTTCACTTCCGCCCATGGGATGAGCATATGA
- a CDS encoding KpsF/GutQ family sugar-phosphate isomerase: MVDQSQLRQWGCKVIDIEKSALDNLYQYVDSVEFAQACELILNCTGKVIVMGMGKSGHIGNKISATLASTGTPAFFVHPGEASHGDLGVLSDNDVILAISNSGESSEILALMPVIQRKAIPVIAMTGKPESTMARLSKIHLCIEVPEEACPLGLAPTSSTTATLVMGDAIAIALLQAKGFTREDFAMSHPGGALGRKLLLKVSNVMHSGDDLPLVKHDICITDALYEISKKGLGMTAVIDEQNKLVGIFTDGDLRRVIDAQVNLRTTPIADVMTRNCVTITENVLAAQALQVMDSKNINGLIVIDKEHHPVGALNMLDMVKAGVI; this comes from the coding sequence ATGGTAGACCAATCACAATTGCGCCAGTGGGGCTGTAAAGTCATCGATATTGAAAAATCGGCCCTCGACAATCTTTATCAATATGTCGATTCCGTTGAATTTGCCCAAGCCTGCGAGTTAATTCTCAACTGCACCGGCAAAGTGATAGTGATGGGGATGGGGAAATCAGGCCACATTGGCAATAAAATCTCGGCCACCCTCGCCAGCACAGGCACCCCAGCGTTTTTTGTCCACCCCGGCGAAGCGAGCCATGGTGATCTAGGCGTGCTCTCGGACAATGATGTGATTCTTGCGATTTCAAACTCGGGCGAGTCGAGCGAAATCCTCGCGCTGATGCCGGTCATCCAGCGTAAAGCCATCCCTGTGATTGCCATGACAGGCAAGCCAGAATCCACCATGGCGCGTCTATCTAAAATTCATTTATGTATTGAGGTGCCAGAGGAAGCCTGTCCGCTTGGGCTGGCGCCAACTTCAAGCACCACAGCAACCTTAGTCATGGGTGATGCCATCGCCATTGCGCTGCTGCAAGCCAAAGGCTTTACCCGGGAAGATTTCGCCATGTCCCATCCGGGCGGCGCCTTAGGTCGTAAGCTGCTGCTTAAAGTCAGCAACGTGATGCACAGCGGCGATGATTTACCTTTGGTTAAACACGATATCTGCATCACCGATGCTCTGTATGAGATCTCCAAGAAAGGCCTTGGCATGACGGCGGTTATCGATGAACAAAACAAACTCGTGGGTATCTTTACCGACGGCGACCTGCGCCGGGTTATCGATGCCCAAGTCAACCTTCGCACCACGCCTATCGCCGATGTGATGACGCGAAACTGTGTCACAATTACTGAAAACGTTTTAGCGGCGCAGGCGCTGCAAGTGATGGATTCCAAAAATATCAACGGCCTGATAGTGATAGATAAAGAACATCATCCTGTCGGTGCTCTCAATATGCTCGATATGGTTAAAGCGGGAGTGATTTAA
- the mlaF gene encoding phospholipid ABC transporter ATP-binding protein MlaF, translating to MTQEQTPLVEIRHLGFSRGQRVIYEDISLSIPRGKVTAIMGPSGIGKTTLLKLIGGQLTPDSGQVLFDGQDVHAASRSQLFELRKRMSMLFQSGALFTDINVFDNVAFALREHSGLPEEIIRSIVLMKLEAVGLRGAAQMMPSELSGGMQRRAALARAIALEPEMVMYDEPFAGQDPISMGVLVKLIRELSDALNLTSIVVSHDVDEVLGIADYVYVVADKRVIAHGTPEELKHADNPQLKQFIQGAPDGPVPFHYPAKDYQQELMAKGAGK from the coding sequence ATGACTCAAGAACAAACGCCGTTGGTTGAGATCCGTCATTTGGGCTTCAGCCGTGGCCAGCGTGTCATATATGAAGATATTAGCCTGTCTATCCCTCGGGGCAAAGTCACCGCCATTATGGGCCCCAGTGGTATAGGTAAAACCACTTTGCTTAAGCTTATCGGTGGCCAATTAACGCCCGATAGCGGCCAAGTGTTGTTCGATGGTCAGGATGTGCATGCCGCGAGTCGTAGCCAATTGTTCGAGCTGCGTAAGCGCATGAGCATGTTGTTTCAAAGTGGCGCCTTATTCACCGATATCAACGTCTTCGATAACGTCGCCTTTGCACTGCGTGAGCATTCGGGTTTACCCGAAGAGATTATTCGCTCAATCGTATTGATGAAGCTTGAAGCAGTTGGTCTGCGTGGCGCCGCGCAGATGATGCCAAGTGAGTTATCCGGTGGGATGCAGCGCCGTGCCGCCCTTGCTCGGGCGATCGCCCTTGAGCCTGAAATGGTGATGTACGATGAGCCTTTTGCCGGACAAGACCCGATTTCCATGGGCGTGCTGGTGAAACTTATCCGCGAACTCTCCGATGCGTTGAATCTGACCTCGATTGTGGTGTCCCACGATGTGGATGAAGTGCTCGGAATTGCAGATTATGTGTATGTGGTGGCCGATAAAAGAGTGATCGCCCATGGCACGCCTGAAGAGTTAAAGCATGCGGATAATCCGCAGCTCAAACAGTTTATTCAAGGCGCGCCCGACGGCCCAGTGCCTTTCCACTATCCGGCGAAGGATTATCAGCAAGAATTAATGGCTAAAGGAGCTGGCAAGTGA
- the mlaE gene encoding lipid asymmetry maintenance ABC transporter permease subunit MlaE, translating to MKLFDSIADLGRSAIELVLGFGRAGLMLWGAIFRWPRVRKGFPLLVRQIYVVGVQSMVIIVVSGLFIGMVLALQGYNILVGFGTEESLGPMVALSLLRELGPVVTALLFAGRAGSALTAEIGLMKSTEQLSSLEMMAIDPLRQIIAPRFWAGVISMPLLALMFTAVGIYGGHLVGVEWKGIDGGAFWSILQASVEWRQDIVNCLIKSGVFAVVVTWIALYRGYQVVPNPEGISRATTSTVVQSSLAVLALDFLLTALMFGR from the coding sequence GTGAAGTTATTCGACAGTATTGCCGATCTCGGCCGCAGCGCTATCGAGTTAGTGCTCGGTTTTGGCCGTGCGGGCCTGATGCTCTGGGGCGCGATTTTTCGCTGGCCTCGGGTGCGTAAAGGTTTTCCATTATTAGTGCGCCAAATCTATGTGGTCGGCGTACAATCTATGGTCATTATTGTGGTCTCGGGCCTGTTTATCGGCATGGTGTTGGCGCTGCAGGGCTACAACATCTTAGTCGGTTTCGGCACTGAGGAGAGCTTAGGCCCCATGGTGGCCTTAAGCTTACTGCGTGAACTCGGTCCTGTGGTCACTGCATTATTATTTGCCGGCCGCGCAGGCTCGGCGCTGACCGCCGAAATCGGTCTGATGAAGAGTACCGAGCAGTTATCCAGCTTAGAGATGATGGCGATTGACCCGCTCAGGCAAATCATTGCGCCACGCTTTTGGGCGGGGGTGATCAGCATGCCGTTATTGGCGCTGATGTTTACTGCGGTAGGCATTTATGGCGGCCATTTAGTGGGGGTGGAATGGAAAGGCATCGATGGCGGGGCCTTCTGGTCGATTCTGCAAGCCTCGGTCGAATGGCGCCAAGACATAGTGAACTGCCTGATTAAGAGCGGCGTGTTTGCCGTGGTGGTGACTTGGATTGCCTTATATCGCGGCTATCAAGTGGTGCCGAATCCTGAAGGGATCAGCCGTGCAACCACCTCAACCGTGGTGCAATCGAGCCTCGCCGTACTGGCGTTGGACTTTTTACTAACAGCCCTGATGTTTGGCCGCTAA
- the mlaD gene encoding outer membrane lipid asymmetry maintenance protein MlaD — MLTRKIELLVGMFLLTGLAAFLVLVFKVANIEVQTSDSSYTLTANFTNIGGLKVRSPVKVGGVVVGRVSKIDLDPVKLVAVVTIVMDKRFDKFPETSSLAILTSGLLGEQFLGLTPGFVDDDVSMLKDGDKIDDTRSALVLEDLIGQFLYSMGSKDK; from the coding sequence ATGTTGACACGAAAAATTGAATTATTAGTGGGTATGTTTCTCTTAACGGGCTTAGCGGCCTTTTTGGTGTTGGTGTTTAAAGTCGCCAATATCGAAGTGCAGACCAGCGACAGCAGCTATACCCTCACTGCCAACTTCACCAATATCGGTGGCTTAAAGGTACGCTCTCCGGTCAAGGTCGGCGGCGTAGTGGTTGGCCGCGTGAGTAAGATTGATTTAGACCCAGTCAAACTGGTGGCTGTGGTGACGATTGTGATGGACAAGCGTTTCGATAAGTTCCCTGAAACCAGTAGCTTAGCTATTTTAACTTCAGGTTTACTCGGTGAGCAGTTCCTCGGATTAACACCGGGCTTTGTCGATGACGATGTGAGTATGCTTAAAGATGGCGACAAGATTGACGATACTCGCTCCGCATTAGTGTTAGAAGATCTGATTGGTCAGTTCTTATATAGTATGGGTTCAAAGGATAAATAG
- a CDS encoding MlaC/ttg2D family ABC transporter substrate-binding protein, producing MFKRLSRFLLPLVWIFTATTALADDAPINTMDPYDMVKSVANKTFDRFHQDKALIDADADHLKVIVREELMPYIDYKYASYKVLGQYLKESTEDQRNRFVDAFEGYLVSTYAQAFTEYTNQKVEFSPGSDFSNEKIVDVNVQIIEAGRPPIKLLFKVRRLKDDSWKAFDLVAEGVSLLSSKQSEISNLIRQQGIDAVIKMLEERTKDKVTKQSKAGK from the coding sequence ATGTTTAAACGCTTATCGCGCTTTTTACTGCCGTTAGTATGGATATTTACCGCAACGACCGCACTGGCGGATGATGCACCGATTAACACTATGGATCCGTACGACATGGTGAAATCCGTTGCCAACAAAACCTTCGACCGCTTTCATCAAGATAAAGCCTTGATCGACGCCGATGCGGATCATTTAAAAGTGATCGTGCGCGAAGAGTTGATGCCTTATATCGACTATAAATACGCCTCTTACAAAGTGTTAGGCCAGTATTTAAAAGAGTCGACCGAAGATCAGCGTAATCGCTTCGTCGATGCCTTCGAAGGCTACCTAGTCTCAACCTATGCCCAAGCGTTTACCGAATACACTAACCAAAAAGTAGAGTTTTCTCCCGGTAGTGATTTCAGCAATGAGAAGATTGTCGATGTCAACGTACAGATTATCGAAGCGGGTCGTCCGCCGATTAAGCTGTTGTTTAAAGTGCGTCGCCTTAAGGATGACTCTTGGAAGGCGTTTGACTTAGTTGCCGAAGGCGTGAGTTTACTGTCCTCTAAGCAATCTGAAATCTCGAATCTTATCCGCCAACAGGGGATTGATGCCGTGATCAAGATGCTGGAAGAGCGCACCAAAGACAAAGTGACTAAACAGTCTAAAGCAGGGAAGTAA
- a CDS encoding STAS domain-containing protein, with product MVEFVQQGKICHLKGRLSQEQVVALWSERQSLLSQDTQTLSLTELEYSDSAGVAFLLALVRQHGTPLQLCSASDQLKKLIDLYDLQSFFTEEAN from the coding sequence GTGGTTGAATTTGTGCAACAGGGTAAAATTTGCCACCTCAAAGGGCGTTTATCACAGGAGCAAGTGGTCGCACTTTGGTCGGAAAGGCAGAGCCTGTTAAGCCAAGATACCCAAACGTTGTCGCTCACTGAGCTGGAGTACAGCGACAGTGCTGGCGTGGCATTTTTGCTGGCGTTAGTGCGTCAGCATGGTACACCATTGCAGTTGTGCTCAGCATCGGATCAGCTAAAAAAATTAATCGATTTATATGATTTACAGTCCTTCTTCACCGAAGAAGCGAATTGA
- a CDS encoding BolA family protein, translating into MECSLIEQILRDALALDEVHASSDGSHYKVIAVGECFDGMSRVKQQQAIYAPLMSYIASGELHALTIKTFTPTQWKREKIFNS; encoded by the coding sequence ATGGAATGCAGCTTAATAGAACAGATTTTACGTGACGCGTTAGCACTCGATGAAGTGCACGCCAGCTCCGATGGCAGCCACTACAAAGTGATCGCGGTCGGTGAATGTTTTGACGGCATGAGCCGTGTGAAGCAACAACAAGCCATTTATGCACCCCTGATGAGCTATATCGCCAGCGGTGAGTTACATGCATTAACGATTAAAACTTTCACGCCGACTCAATGGAAACGCGAGAAAATTTTCAACAGCTAG
- the murA gene encoding UDP-N-acetylglucosamine 1-carboxyvinyltransferase codes for MDKLAIQASPPLAGDVIISGAKNAALPILMAGVLAETDFIVSNVPNLRDVSTSCKLLRCLGADVDELGNGQIRISTKNLNEFCAPYDLVKTMRASILILGPLLARYGTADVSLPGGCAIGARPVNLHLHGLEMMGAKIEVKEGYIKARVDGRLKGAHIFMDMVSVGATENLLMAAALADGETVIENAAREPEVIDLANCLIAMGAKITGVGSATLRIQGVERLQGCEYRVMPDRIETGSFLVAAAVTRGRIRCLKADPASLESVIAKLEDAGAKITTGEDWIELDMEGKRPKAVNIKTAPYPGFPTDMQAQFCVLNVLAQGTATITETIFENRFMHVPELIRMGANMELEGNTCIIQGIESLSGAQVMATDLRASASLVIAGLVADGKTIVDRIYHLDRGYEHIEQKFQGLGAHVERVQ; via the coding sequence GTGGATAAATTAGCGATTCAAGCAAGCCCTCCGCTTGCTGGTGATGTGATTATTTCCGGCGCTAAAAACGCTGCGCTGCCGATTCTAATGGCAGGCGTGTTAGCCGAGACTGATTTTATTGTGTCGAATGTCCCCAATTTGCGCGATGTGAGCACCAGCTGCAAATTGCTGCGCTGCCTAGGCGCCGATGTGGATGAATTAGGCAATGGTCAAATCCGTATTTCGACCAAGAACCTTAACGAGTTCTGCGCACCTTACGATTTAGTTAAGACCATGCGTGCCTCGATTCTGATCCTTGGCCCGTTATTAGCGCGGTATGGCACCGCAGACGTGTCATTACCCGGTGGCTGTGCCATTGGTGCTCGTCCGGTGAACTTACACTTGCATGGCCTCGAAATGATGGGCGCCAAGATTGAAGTGAAAGAAGGTTATATCAAGGCCCGTGTCGATGGTCGCTTAAAGGGCGCCCATATTTTTATGGACATGGTGAGCGTGGGCGCGACCGAAAACCTATTGATGGCCGCGGCACTTGCCGATGGCGAAACCGTGATTGAAAACGCGGCCCGTGAACCAGAAGTGATCGACTTGGCGAACTGTTTGATTGCCATGGGCGCGAAGATCACCGGTGTTGGCAGTGCCACACTGCGTATTCAAGGCGTTGAGCGTCTACAGGGCTGTGAGTACCGCGTGATGCCTGACCGTATCGAAACCGGTTCCTTCCTTGTTGCCGCCGCTGTGACCCGTGGTCGTATCCGTTGCTTAAAGGCCGATCCAGCTTCGTTAGAGTCTGTTATCGCGAAACTTGAAGATGCGGGCGCCAAGATCACCACAGGTGAAGATTGGATTGAGCTCGATATGGAAGGCAAACGTCCGAAAGCGGTAAATATCAAGACCGCGCCATACCCAGGCTTTCCAACCGATATGCAGGCGCAGTTCTGCGTGCTCAACGTATTAGCCCAGGGCACGGCGACCATTACCGAAACCATCTTCGAAAACCGCTTTATGCACGTGCCAGAACTTATCCGTATGGGCGCGAACATGGAGCTTGAAGGCAATACCTGCATTATTCAAGGCATTGAGTCTTTGAGTGGTGCGCAGGTGATGGCGACCGATTTACGTGCTTCGGCAAGTTTAGTGATCGCAGGCTTAGTTGCCGATGGTAAAACCATCGTCGATCGCATCTATCACCTAGATCGCGGTTATGAGCATATCGAGCAGAAGTTCCAAGGATTGGGCGCGCATGTAGAGCGTGTGCAATAA
- a CDS encoding TetR/AcrR family transcriptional regulator, producing MGTISNEGRQRVIEAAAIMLASSGLRAISIREVVKFSGTPLGSAYHNFPGGKQQIITEAIIWAGAQASAQLSACLDKDRNNGINLFLSLWRQRLVGSQYRHGCPIVAAAIELPEEDEASEIKAAVARVFSDWQSLLAQHIESLGHTKTSANAIALSIIACIEGAVVMCRGYQSIEPFDAILECIPKLVEKTL from the coding sequence ATGGGCACAATCTCTAATGAGGGTCGTCAGCGGGTCATTGAAGCTGCCGCAATAATGCTTGCTTCAAGCGGTTTACGAGCCATAAGCATTCGTGAAGTGGTCAAGTTTTCAGGAACCCCGCTTGGTTCCGCGTATCACAACTTCCCCGGTGGAAAACAGCAGATAATTACTGAAGCTATTATTTGGGCAGGCGCTCAAGCATCCGCACAACTCAGTGCTTGTCTTGATAAAGATCGAAACAACGGCATTAATTTGTTTTTATCACTGTGGCGCCAACGTCTTGTTGGTTCACAATATCGTCATGGCTGTCCGATTGTTGCAGCTGCGATAGAACTGCCAGAAGAGGATGAAGCTTCAGAAATAAAAGCGGCAGTGGCACGAGTATTCAGTGATTGGCAATCATTATTAGCTCAACACATTGAGTCTTTAGGTCACACAAAGACCTCAGCCAATGCCATAGCACTTAGCATTATTGCCTGCATTGAAGGCGCGGTTGTGATGTGTCGGGGATACCAAAGCATTGAACCCTTTGATGCTATTTTGGAATGTATCCCTAAATTAGTTGAGAAGACGCTCTAA